From the genome of Candidatus Omnitrophota bacterium, one region includes:
- the proS gene encoding proline--tRNA ligase codes for MFWSKSLIPTLKEAAQEAESFTHQMMLRAGLIRMLISGVYSYLPLGLRVLKNIEKIIREEMDTAGAAELLLPALQPKELWEKTGRDAVLGDVMIRFVDRRGRNLCLGPTHEEVVTDLVKSYVFSYRQLPLVVYQIQTKFRDEIRPRFGLVRGCEFVMKDAYSFDKDTAGLEKNYHVMYEAYKRIFKRCGINILVVEADSGVMGGKISHEFMAGAREGEDSVYSCAQCNLAKPFKDGQIAPVCQACNTAMEKISALELGHVFQLGTKYSESLGANFADEKDNPVPFIMGCYGIGVSRLLPAIIEHNHDANGIVWPRQVSPYDVLIIPLDINDSKIMDQALSFYKKIQGHDLEVLLDDRDERAGVKFKDADLIGVTAQVIIGKEYLKTGNLELKLRRGNEKFFLTDYEILCKLKEYIRG; via the coding sequence ATGTTTTGGTCAAAGTCGCTTATACCTACGCTCAAAGAGGCTGCCCAAGAGGCAGAATCTTTTACGCATCAGATGATGCTAAGGGCAGGCCTAATCCGCATGCTTATCTCAGGGGTGTATTCATACCTGCCTTTAGGCTTAAGGGTATTAAAAAATATTGAGAAGATCATTCGTGAAGAGATGGATACAGCCGGAGCAGCTGAATTATTGCTTCCGGCGTTACAGCCCAAGGAGCTGTGGGAGAAAACCGGGAGAGACGCTGTTTTAGGCGACGTGATGATCCGGTTTGTGGACCGCCGGGGCAGGAATTTATGTTTAGGTCCCACTCATGAAGAAGTGGTTACTGACTTGGTAAAGTCGTATGTGTTCAGTTACCGCCAGTTACCGTTGGTAGTTTATCAGATCCAGACTAAATTCCGCGATGAGATACGCCCGCGCTTTGGCTTGGTCAGGGGTTGTGAATTTGTCATGAAAGACGCCTATAGCTTTGATAAAGATACAGCAGGCCTGGAAAAAAATTACCATGTTATGTATGAAGCGTATAAAAGAATATTTAAAAGATGCGGCATTAATATCCTTGTGGTTGAGGCGGATTCCGGGGTGATGGGAGGAAAGATTTCCCATGAGTTCATGGCTGGGGCAAGAGAGGGCGAAGATTCGGTATATTCCTGCGCCCAGTGTAATTTAGCAAAACCCTTTAAAGACGGCCAGATTGCCCCTGTATGCCAGGCCTGTAATACTGCTATGGAGAAAATAAGCGCTTTGGAGCTGGGGCATGTGTTTCAGCTGGGCACCAAATATTCCGAAAGTTTAGGCGCTAATTTTGCCGATGAGAAAGATAATCCCGTGCCTTTCATTATGGGTTGTTATGGTATCGGGGTGTCGCGATTGCTTCCGGCGATTATTGAGCATAATCATGACGCAAACGGTATTGTCTGGCCGCGTCAAGTAAGCCCCTATGATGTCCTGATTATTCCGCTTGATATAAATGATTCTAAGATCATGGATCAGGCTTTGTCTTTTTACAAGAAAATCCAGGGGCATGATTTAGAAGTTCTTCTTGATGACCGCGATGAACGCGCAGGGGTGAAATTCAAGGACGCCGACCTTATCGGAGTCACCGCGCAGGTTATTATCGGCAAAGAATACCTAAAAACCGGCAACCTTGAGTTGAAGCTGCGCAGGGGTAATGAGAAATTCTTCCTTACTGATTATGAAATATTATGCAAATTAAAAGAGTATATCCGTGGATAA
- the nusA gene encoding transcription termination factor NusA → MSQELIAILEQMGREKGIKKEILVEAVESALLSAARKVIDVAQEDQLQVQLDGVTGKVKVFKNGKEVDSVDFGRIAASTARQVIIQKIREAEKEIVFTEFNAKIGEIVSGTVYRFDKGNIIVDLLGKAEGILLKREQSGKEEFRQGQRIRAYILEVRKEPKGAQIFLSRAHPNFVKKLFELEVPEIYEGIVEIKAVARQAGERTKIAVCSKNEKVDSVGACVGMRGNRVKNIINEVQGERVEIVPFNEDIKEYIRAALSPAQVSEIKLDKQQQRAQVIVDDDQLSLCIGKHGQNVRLASRLVGWEFDVRSKTQIAESLFTKPKVEPVQQQPAAVSEEKSPLGQLEGVGDKTLAILAENGFKTILDLAKAKAEDLTKLKGIGEKKAEKLIEQAKKLSKK, encoded by the coding sequence ATGAGTCAGGAATTAATTGCGATATTAGAGCAAATGGGCAGGGAAAAAGGGATCAAAAAAGAGATACTCGTTGAGGCGGTGGAAAGCGCTCTTTTAAGCGCGGCGCGCAAAGTCATAGATGTGGCGCAGGAAGACCAGCTTCAAGTGCAGCTTGACGGGGTAACCGGCAAAGTCAAAGTCTTTAAAAACGGCAAAGAAGTGGATTCCGTGGATTTTGGCCGTATTGCCGCTTCTACCGCGCGTCAGGTGATCATTCAAAAGATCCGCGAGGCAGAGAAGGAAATAGTTTTTACTGAATTTAACGCTAAGATCGGAGAGATAGTTTCCGGGACAGTCTATCGCTTTGACAAGGGCAATATTATCGTTGATCTTTTGGGCAAGGCAGAGGGCATACTTCTTAAAAGGGAGCAGTCTGGTAAGGAAGAATTCCGCCAGGGCCAGCGTATCCGGGCGTATATCTTAGAGGTAAGAAAAGAGCCTAAAGGCGCGCAGATATTTCTCTCAAGAGCGCATCCTAATTTCGTGAAAAAACTTTTTGAGCTTGAGGTCCCGGAGATATATGAAGGGATAGTCGAGATAAAGGCAGTTGCCCGTCAGGCAGGAGAGCGCACTAAGATCGCAGTTTGCTCTAAGAATGAGAAAGTTGATTCTGTGGGGGCATGCGTGGGCATGCGCGGCAACAGGGTAAAGAATATTATCAATGAAGTGCAGGGCGAAAGAGTGGAGATCGTTCCTTTTAATGAGGATATTAAGGAATATATCCGCGCTGCTCTTTCTCCGGCGCAGGTTTCCGAGATTAAGCTGGACAAACAACAGCAGAGGGCGCAGGTTATTGTGGATGACGACCAGCTTTCTCTTTGCATCGGAAAACACGGGCAGAATGTGCGTCTTGCATCGCGTTTGGTGGGATGGGAATTTGACGTGCGCAGTAAAACCCAGATAGCGGAAAGCCTATTTACTAAACCAAAAGTTGAGCCTGTTCAGCAACAGCCTGCGGCTGTAAGCGAAGAGAAGAGTCCTTTAGGGCAATTAGAAGGCGTGGGGGACAAAACATTGGCTATTTTAGCCGAGAATGGTTTTAAAACTATTTTAGATTTAGCCAAAGCTAAAGCAGAAGATTTGACAAAGTTAAAAGGCATTGGAGAAAAGAAGGCGGAAAAACTAATTGAACAGGCTAAAAAACTATCCAAGAAATAG
- the infB gene encoding translation initiation factor IF-2, which translates to MTIAKKLKTPVKAVVKEKKKKPPIIKVAKPKAVKPKQEKPAVKKIVKKKSKIETINPVVASVAEVKPVTVVQAHPKAEVKPSAHKTISAPKPEIAPKPVPVPALKTQVPVPKVEPVEQKPVVSEAVVPELKEIEIDLPVNVKDLSVRLQIKPSVLIKMLMDMRIMAGINQNLPDNVVSQICQKLGFVVKAGLAKEEKALFFQQKEDAAGDLLPRAPIVTMMGHVDHGKTSLLDAIRKTRVVESEHGGITQHIGAYLVKTGKGEVTFLDTPGHEAFTAMRARGAGLTDIVILVVAADDGIMPQTKEAIDHAKAAGVCIVVALNKIDKAQAEPERVKKQLAELGLMSEDWGGKTIVVPVSAKTGQGIDQLLEMVLLEAELLQLKANPNRLAKGAVVEAKMSKGRGPVATLLVQNGTLRLNDNIVVGNSYGKIRAMSDHLGRPIQEASPAHPVEVLGLDSVPEAGEIFYVMPDERQAKELVGNRNEERKQSQVKQIRRISLEDLHTQIKEGKIKELKVVLKADMQGSLEAIKDLVAKIDTAEIKLEVIHADVGNINYSDIILAVASNALVLGFNVVQDDRAKELSSHEEIDVRIYNIIYELANDIKLAIEGMLEPKLKKVFMGKAQVKKMFKLSRSGNVAGCVVSKGKISRSSSITVMRNGEQLFDGTISALKRFKDDVREVAEGFECGITLNGFDKLQEGDVLESYITEKIARKL; encoded by the coding sequence ATGACTATTGCTAAGAAACTCAAAACCCCTGTCAAGGCTGTTGTTAAGGAAAAGAAAAAGAAGCCGCCGATTATTAAGGTAGCTAAGCCCAAGGCGGTTAAGCCAAAGCAAGAAAAGCCGGCGGTTAAGAAAATAGTAAAAAAGAAATCTAAGATAGAAACTATTAATCCTGTTGTAGCCTCTGTCGCTGAAGTCAAACCTGTTACAGTTGTTCAGGCCCATCCTAAGGCTGAAGTTAAGCCCTCCGCGCATAAAACTATAAGCGCTCCTAAGCCCGAGATAGCCCCTAAACCGGTGCCGGTGCCAGCGCTTAAAACACAAGTTCCGGTTCCTAAGGTTGAACCCGTTGAACAAAAGCCAGTTGTCTCTGAAGCGGTGGTGCCAGAGCTTAAAGAAATTGAAATAGATCTGCCGGTTAATGTCAAAGACCTATCTGTGAGGCTTCAGATAAAGCCTTCAGTATTGATCAAGATGTTAATGGATATGCGTATTATGGCAGGGATAAATCAGAACCTGCCTGATAATGTAGTCAGCCAAATTTGTCAGAAGTTAGGATTTGTGGTCAAAGCGGGTTTAGCCAAAGAAGAAAAGGCGTTATTCTTTCAGCAGAAAGAGGATGCTGCGGGAGACCTTCTCCCCAGGGCCCCCATTGTTACTATGATGGGCCATGTAGATCATGGTAAAACTTCCTTGCTGGATGCGATTAGAAAAACCAGGGTTGTGGAATCCGAGCATGGAGGCATTACACAGCATATAGGAGCTTACTTGGTTAAAACCGGCAAAGGAGAGGTCACATTTTTAGATACTCCGGGGCATGAAGCTTTTACCGCGATGCGCGCCAGAGGCGCCGGCTTGACTGATATTGTTATTTTGGTTGTGGCCGCGGATGACGGGATCATGCCGCAGACAAAAGAAGCCATTGATCATGCTAAAGCAGCCGGAGTTTGCATAGTAGTTGCGCTTAATAAGATTGATAAAGCTCAAGCTGAGCCTGAGAGAGTAAAGAAACAGCTTGCGGAATTAGGGCTTATGTCTGAAGACTGGGGCGGAAAAACCATTGTTGTGCCTGTATCCGCCAAGACCGGTCAGGGCATAGACCAGTTATTGGAAATGGTTCTTTTGGAAGCGGAATTATTGCAGTTAAAAGCTAATCCTAACCGGCTTGCCAAGGGCGCTGTGGTTGAAGCTAAAATGTCCAAAGGAAGAGGCCCCGTTGCTACCTTGCTTGTGCAGAATGGGACTTTACGCCTGAATGATAACATAGTAGTGGGTAATTCTTACGGCAAGATAAGGGCAATGTCTGATCATTTGGGCCGTCCGATTCAAGAGGCAAGCCCGGCGCACCCAGTTGAGGTTTTGGGCCTTGATTCAGTTCCCGAGGCCGGAGAGATATTTTATGTTATGCCTGATGAGCGTCAGGCCAAGGAATTAGTGGGCAATCGCAATGAAGAAAGAAAGCAATCGCAGGTTAAGCAGATAAGAAGAATAAGTCTTGAAGATTTACACACCCAAATAAAAGAAGGCAAGATAAAAGAGTTAAAGGTCGTACTCAAGGCTGATATGCAAGGCTCTTTGGAAGCGATAAAAGATCTTGTTGCAAAGATAGATACCGCGGAAATAAAACTTGAAGTAATCCATGCCGATGTAGGCAATATTAATTATTCAGATATAATTCTGGCAGTAGCCTCTAATGCCTTAGTTTTAGGCTTTAACGTGGTGCAGGATGACCGGGCCAAAGAATTATCTTCACACGAAGAAATTGATGTGAGGATCTACAACATTATTTATGAATTAGCCAATGATATAAAGCTTGCCATTGAAGGGATGCTGGAGCCAAAATTAAAGAAGGTGTTCATGGGAAAAGCGCAAGTTAAGAAGATGTTTAAGCTTTCCCGCTCTGGTAATGTCGCAGGATGCGTGGTCTCTAAAGGCAAGATCTCCCGCTCCAGCTCCATTACGGTTATGCGTAATGGTGAACAGCTTTTTGACGGCACAATTTCGGCTTTAAAACGTTTTAAGGATGATGTGCGTGAAGTTGCCGAAGGTTTTGAATGCGGGATCACGCTTAATGGATTTGATAAGCTTCAGGAAGGCGATGTTTTAGAATCCTATATTACTGAAAAGATAGCGCGCAAACTTTGA
- the trpS gene encoding tryptophan--tRNA ligase, protein MKKRILSGMRPTGKLHLGHLVGALDNWVKLQEEYECFFMVADWHALMGEYASPKTIIECGYDNVLDWLCAGIDPKKSTVFVQSQVPAHLELFMIFSCITPLGLLERCPTYKEQLREVTTRDLNTYGFLGYPVLQAADILIYKANKVPVGEDQLAHLELTREIARKFNNLYKKEIFPQPDAILTPVPRLLGLDKRKMSKSYNNTINLSDSVDEIAKKVTSMVTDPGRIKMSDPGHPKVCNVYDYYCVFAPDKKEEAYNWCTGAQKGCVQCKKEFACALIEKLGALQKKRRKLEEDKSYVADILKEGTDKAREITSEVLKEAKKAMGLE, encoded by the coding sequence ATGAAGAAACGTATTTTAAGCGGCATGCGCCCCACGGGTAAGCTGCACCTTGGGCATTTGGTGGGCGCGCTTGATAATTGGGTGAAGCTGCAGGAAGAGTATGAATGTTTTTTTATGGTCGCGGATTGGCATGCTTTAATGGGTGAATACGCCAGCCCTAAGACCATTATTGAATGCGGATATGACAATGTTTTGGATTGGTTGTGCGCAGGCATTGACCCGAAGAAATCAACGGTCTTTGTCCAATCACAGGTTCCTGCGCATTTAGAATTGTTTATGATCTTTTCTTGTATTACGCCTTTGGGATTATTGGAGCGCTGCCCAACGTATAAAGAGCAGTTAAGAGAAGTTACTACCCGCGATTTAAATACCTATGGTTTCCTGGGCTATCCGGTATTGCAGGCGGCGGATATCCTTATTTACAAAGCCAATAAAGTCCCTGTTGGCGAGGACCAGCTTGCGCATCTTGAGCTTACCCGTGAAATAGCGCGCAAATTCAATAACCTCTACAAAAAAGAAATCTTTCCCCAGCCGGACGCGATATTAACCCCTGTGCCAAGGCTTTTAGGCTTGGATAAAAGAAAAATGAGCAAAAGTTACAATAATACTATTAATCTTTCGGATTCTGTTGATGAAATCGCCAAAAAAGTAACCTCCATGGTTACTGATCCAGGCCGGATCAAGATGTCTGATCCGGGGCATCCTAAGGTTTGTAATGTTTATGATTATTATTGCGTGTTTGCCCCTGATAAGAAAGAAGAAGCCTATAATTGGTGCACGGGCGCACAAAAGGGCTGCGTGCAATGCAAAAAAGAATTTGCCTGCGCTCTTATTGAGAAGCTTGGGGCCTTGCAGAAAAAAAGAAGAAAGCTTGAAGAGGATAAATCTTACGTGGCGGACATCTTAAAAGAGGGCACAGATAAGGCGCGCGAAATTACTTCAGAGGTTCTTAAAGAAGCGAAAAAAGCCATGGGGCTTGAATAG
- a CDS encoding segregation/condensation protein A: MSYKIKLEVFEGPLDLLLYLVKKDHLNIYDIPITTITEQYIKYIELMQLLDLNIAGEFLVMAATLMQIKSKMLLPAAEQPQEEIEEDPRAELVRRLLEYEKFKQVAEDLKKKELAQQEIFKREKPVVIDSLVPGVPEEAYFEASIFDLINAFSKALSEIPKDVFYEVIKDEFTIENKVHNLMHLLLVKDQVSASDLFRESKNKFEVIVTFLAILELIRMKEIIAQQTQAFDEIMICRNKNNITPCPRGIDAEESEQPEQPKTE; encoded by the coding sequence ATGTCTTATAAAATAAAATTAGAGGTTTTTGAGGGGCCGCTTGACCTTCTTTTATATTTAGTAAAGAAGGATCACTTAAATATTTATGATATTCCCATTACTACTATTACCGAACAGTACATAAAATACATTGAATTGATGCAGTTGTTGGATTTGAATATCGCCGGAGAATTCCTGGTCATGGCAGCAACGTTAATGCAGATAAAATCCAAGATGCTTCTTCCTGCTGCGGAGCAGCCGCAGGAAGAAATTGAAGAAGACCCAAGAGCGGAATTAGTCAGAAGGCTTCTTGAGTATGAGAAATTCAAGCAGGTTGCCGAGGACCTAAAGAAAAAAGAGCTTGCCCAGCAGGAGATCTTTAAAAGAGAAAAGCCGGTTGTTATTGACAGCCTTGTCCCGGGAGTCCCGGAAGAGGCTTATTTTGAGGCAAGTATATTTGACCTAATTAACGCCTTTTCTAAGGCCTTGTCCGAGATACCTAAGGATGTGTTCTATGAAGTCATAAAAGATGAATTTACTATTGAGAATAAAGTGCATAATTTAATGCATCTGTTGTTAGTCAAAGATCAGGTATCCGCGTCAGATCTTTTTCGGGAATCCAAAAATAAATTTGAAGTCATTGTCACATTCTTGGCAATTCTGGAATTGATCCGCATGAAAGAAATTATCGCGCAACAGACCCAAGCCTTTGATGAAATAATGATCTGCCGCAATAAAAATAACATTACTCCTTGTCCAAGAGGAATTGATGCTGAAGAATCTGAACAACCTGAACAGCCAAAAACAGAATGA
- the ruvB gene encoding Holliday junction branch migration DNA helicase RuvB: protein MKQETRKKLIKAGVDFPVPELLSPAHDTEEDIVLNISLRPSKLSEFIGQKQIVDNIKICLTAAKQRKEPLEHVLLSGPPGLGKTSLAHIIAHEMGTKITATSGPAIERAGDLIGILTNLEKGDILFIDEIHRLSKVVEEFLYPAMENFQIDFVVDKGQFARTIKFNLKPFTLIGATTRSGLLAAPLRGRFGIFHHLDFYKDEDLSKIITHSAKLLNIEIASDAALDIARRARGTPRIANRLLRRVRDYAQVRQVKVIDSQTANSVLDELRVDKAGLDEIDRKVLKIIIDVYNGGPVGVDSLAATMNEETDTIVDTIEPFLLKAGYLKRTSRGRIATKLAFEHFGLKYNKEQQEELFEK, encoded by the coding sequence ATGAAACAGGAAACTAGAAAAAAGCTTATCAAGGCAGGCGTTGATTTTCCCGTTCCGGAACTTTTAAGCCCTGCTCATGACACTGAAGAAGATATAGTATTAAATATTTCTTTGCGGCCAAGTAAGCTTTCTGAATTTATCGGGCAAAAACAGATTGTAGATAATATAAAGATCTGTTTGACTGCCGCCAAGCAAAGAAAAGAGCCCTTAGAGCATGTTCTTTTATCCGGGCCTCCGGGTTTAGGCAAGACTTCCCTGGCGCATATTATCGCCCATGAAATGGGCACTAAGATTACTGCTACTTCCGGCCCGGCCATTGAGCGCGCCGGAGACTTAATCGGGATTCTTACTAACCTTGAAAAGGGTGATATCCTTTTTATAGACGAGATACACCGTCTTTCCAAGGTAGTTGAAGAATTCTTGTATCCGGCAATGGAGAATTTCCAGATAGATTTTGTGGTGGATAAGGGGCAGTTTGCCCGCACTATTAAATTCAACTTGAAGCCTTTTACCTTAATTGGCGCCACCACAAGAAGCGGGCTTTTGGCGGCGCCTTTGCGCGGCAGGTTCGGGATCTTTCATCACCTGGATTTCTATAAGGATGAGGACCTTTCAAAGATCATCACGCATTCGGCAAAGCTTCTTAATATCGAAATAGCCTCTGACGCGGCATTAGATATTGCGCGGCGTGCCCGCGGCACCCCGCGTATCGCTAATAGGTTATTGCGCAGGGTCAGGGATTACGCGCAGGTACGTCAGGTCAAAGTTATAGATTCTCAAACCGCAAATTCCGTCTTAGATGAATTAAGGGTGGATAAAGCCGGGCTTGACGAGATTGACCGCAAGGTCTTGAAGATTATTATTGATGTGTACAATGGCGGGCCAGTGGGGGTAGATTCACTGGCAGCGACGATGAATGAAGAAACCGATACCATCGTTGATACTATTGAGCCGTTTCTTTTAAAAGCAGGTTACCTTAAGCGCACTTCCCGCGGCAGAATCGCCACAAAGCTTGCCTTTGAACATTTCGGGTTAAAATATAACAAAGAACAGCAGGAAGAGTTGTTTGAAAAGTAG
- a CDS encoding epoxyqueuosine reductase QueH — translation MKLLLHSCCAPCSIYPLEQIKAEGLEVEGIFYNPNIHPLDEYNKRRNAMVDFSAIKNLVVSYPEYLISEFMALIQGKDKKPERCFLCWKKRMEKTAKEAKAKGFDFFTTTLLVSPYQDHDALRQIGNDVAKQENVNFYYQDFRKGFRLAQNQARASGLYRQKYCGCLYSLEERCSEV, via the coding sequence ATGAAATTATTATTACACTCTTGTTGCGCGCCGTGTTCGATCTATCCTTTGGAGCAAATTAAGGCTGAAGGCTTGGAGGTGGAGGGGATTTTTTATAATCCCAATATCCACCCCCTTGATGAATACAATAAGAGGCGAAACGCCATGGTGGATTTTAGCGCTATAAAGAATCTGGTTGTTTCTTATCCGGAGTATCTTATTTCTGAATTCATGGCTCTTATCCAAGGCAAAGATAAGAAGCCAGAGAGGTGTTTTTTGTGCTGGAAGAAGCGCATGGAAAAGACCGCTAAAGAGGCCAAGGCCAAAGGGTTTGATTTTTTTACTACCACACTTCTTGTCAGCCCCTATCAGGACCATGACGCGCTTAGGCAAATCGGCAACGATGTTGCAAAACAGGAAAATGTAAATTTTTATTATCAGGATTTCCGAAAAGGTTTTAGGCTCGCGCAAAACCAGGCCCGGGCAAGCGGTTTGTATCGGCAGAAATACTGCGGATGCCTTTATTCGCTGGAGGAAAGATGTTCAGAAGTTTAG
- a CDS encoding SpoIID/LytB domain-containing protein, with product MFRSLAIFISIFICAGNLFAATNPYVRVLILKDAQSVPIKINGHYEVVDKKTGSILSQGASLSGRAELSGGNIFIGEIKTDSRALLIRPDQEAVVKVGPKSFRGEIEIIRNNSGGLLVVNHLNLEDYVKGILYHEVSHYWPQEALKAQAVVCRSYALYQISQNTLKDFDLTSDIYSQVYGGKGSERYRTNQAVDQTKGEIILSAGKIFPAYFHAVCAGHTEDASVLWNTNDPALRGRVCSFCKGSPHFYWDALVSKEELVSKFPSLGAVKDIQGVVIASRTKSGRVKTLKFIISPKDVIVPAKDLRQALGPNLIRSTDFKLKLSDKGILFQGSGWGHGVGMCQWGAYFMAKQGYKYNEILRYYYPGVEISNAGKL from the coding sequence ATGTTCAGAAGTTTAGCCATATTTATATCCATATTTATTTGTGCCGGGAATTTATTCGCGGCTACGAATCCTTATGTGCGGGTTCTTATTTTAAAAGACGCTCAATCCGTTCCTATTAAGATCAACGGGCACTATGAAGTTGTGGATAAAAAAACCGGCAGCATCCTTTCTCAAGGCGCATCCTTGAGCGGCCGGGCAGAATTATCCGGTGGCAATATCTTTATTGGCGAAATAAAGACGGATAGCAGGGCTTTGCTGATTAGGCCTGATCAGGAAGCTGTAGTTAAGGTGGGGCCTAAATCTTTCCGTGGAGAGATAGAGATAATAAGAAACAACAGCGGCGGCCTGTTAGTAGTTAATCACTTGAACCTTGAGGATTATGTCAAGGGTATTTTATACCACGAGGTATCACATTACTGGCCGCAAGAGGCCTTAAAGGCGCAAGCTGTTGTCTGTAGAAGTTACGCCCTTTATCAGATATCCCAAAACACGCTGAAGGATTTTGATCTTACTTCTGATATCTACTCGCAAGTTTACGGAGGTAAGGGTTCTGAACGTTATCGCACTAATCAGGCAGTTGACCAGACCAAAGGGGAAATTATCTTATCCGCGGGGAAAATCTTCCCGGCTTATTTTCACGCTGTCTGCGCCGGGCACACCGAGGATGCTTCTGTGCTCTGGAATACTAATGACCCGGCCTTAAGGGGGCGCGTTTGTTCTTTTTGTAAAGGTTCTCCGCATTTTTATTGGGATGCCTTAGTTTCAAAAGAAGAGCTTGTCAGTAAATTCCCAAGTTTAGGCGCAGTAAAAGATATTCAAGGGGTTGTTATCGCAAGCCGCACTAAATCCGGAAGAGTAAAAACCCTTAAATTTATAATTTCTCCCAAAGATGTAATTGTACCGGCAAAAGATCTCCGTCAGGCGTTGGGCCCAAATCTTATCAGAAGCACTGATTTTAAGCTTAAGTTATCTGATAAAGGTATTTTATTTCAAGGTTCTGGTTGGGGCCATGGAGTAGGGATGTGTCAGTGGGGCGCGTATTTTATGGCTAAACAGGGTTATAAGTATAATGAGATCTTAAGATATTATTATCCGGGCGTAGAAATTAGTAACGCGGGTAAGTTATAA
- the queA gene encoding tRNA preQ1(34) S-adenosylmethionine ribosyltransferase-isomerase QueA: protein MHLKDFDYYLPKELIAQFPLKQRDRARLIVVDRADGTIQHRIFSDIVEYINKDDLLVLNDTKVVSCRLMGTRITGGKVEVFLLEHLGAGEFKAMISPARGKDGDVISFHNGALTARITGHGRLSFSLANPSEIYRFGLIPLPPYIKREPEKFDWDYYQTIYAKEEGAIASPTAGLHFTKQLIHALELKGAQIGYLTLHVGQATFKSVTVDNITEHKMDYESFNISDNTVKLIQETRSQGKKIFAVGTTSLRTLETFAKTKSQEGKTNLFIYPGYKFKLTDCLLTNFHLPRTTLFMLVCAFAGTELAKKAYKEAIEQKYRFYSYGDAMLII, encoded by the coding sequence ATGCATCTAAAAGATTTTGATTATTATTTGCCAAAGGAACTTATCGCGCAATTCCCGCTTAAACAGCGTGACAGGGCGCGCCTTATTGTTGTGGATAGGGCTGATGGAACTATCCAGCATCGTATTTTCTCTGATATTGTTGAATATATCAATAAAGATGACTTATTGGTTTTAAACGACACCAAGGTTGTTTCCTGCCGCTTAATGGGTACAAGAATTACTGGTGGCAAGGTAGAGGTATTTCTTTTAGAGCATTTAGGCGCTGGCGAATTTAAGGCGATGATAAGTCCCGCAAGAGGAAAAGACGGGGATGTGATTTCTTTTCATAACGGTGCGTTGACTGCGAGAATTACTGGCCACGGAAGGTTAAGTTTCTCTTTAGCTAATCCCAGTGAAATCTATCGTTTTGGCCTTATTCCATTACCTCCTTATATTAAACGCGAACCGGAGAAATTTGACTGGGATTATTATCAGACTATTTACGCCAAAGAAGAAGGGGCAATTGCTTCTCCCACCGCAGGGTTACATTTTACAAAACAGCTTATTCATGCCCTTGAATTAAAAGGGGCCCAGATAGGTTATCTAACCTTGCACGTGGGCCAGGCGACTTTCAAATCTGTAACAGTTGATAATATAACCGAGCACAAGATGGATTATGAATCTTTTAATATAAGCGATAACACTGTTAAACTTATACAGGAAACCCGTTCGCAAGGTAAAAAGATTTTTGCTGTGGGCACAACTTCTCTGCGCACCTTAGAGACCTTTGCTAAAACTAAATCCCAAGAAGGCAAAACTAATCTTTTTATCTATCCCGGGTATAAATTTAAATTAACCGATTGTCTTTTGACTAATTTTCACCTGCCGCGCACTACGCTTTTTATGCTGGTTTGCGCGTTTGCCGGAACAGAATTAGCCAAAAAAGCCTATAAAGAGGCAATTGAGCAAAAATACCGTTTCTACAGTTACGGCGACGCGATGTTGATAATATAA